A segment of the Triticum urartu cultivar G1812 chromosome 1, Tu2.1, whole genome shotgun sequence genome:
GGGCAGAGTGCCTTTGGAGGCCAGATAGCCTTAGGGAATGATGGATCGCCAGTTCCCATATCCTTTTCTTCTTTCATCAACCTCTCATTAACTTTGTTATGCGTGCTCCATAGCCAGAGGCTGAGATCACGGGCTGACTTGAAGGGAACTGACACACTACAAGCAAAGGCCACACACAGTCAGGCATGTAGTAGTTTTTTTGGTTTTTAAAGCAACAATGTAACAGAGTTTATTTTGCAAACCTTGAACACATATCATAGAAGTGTTTGCGGCATTCCTCACAGATGAAGAAATTGTGTATGAAATCACATATTGACGTAAAGGTTGATTGGCTTTCACCATCCCCAATTTGGACAGTAAGTGAATGCAGCAAAACCCATAGACCACAGCTGATACAGGAAATAGCGTTAAGTTCATGTGATATTAAGTTGTTCATCTGCCTGTCCCTACAGCCTACTTTAAAAAAATGTACATGAAAGAGTCCACATAATACCAAAAGAATAAAATTGCACCCTACGAAAATGTTCAGAACATATGCAGAGAGCAGACGTCACCTAAATCCTCTTGTTTCACTTTTACTTCCACGGCAGAAGATCTGCAGCAAAAACAAAAATAAGAAGAGCAAATCTGAACTAAAAAAACGAAAAGCACATACACAATACATTCCTTGTATCCTTCTAGTTAAACAACTAAGGGCTATGAAAATTGGCTCTACAAGGAAGGAATCACATGCCTAAAGCAAAGTATGGTCTGCTCACAAAATACGTCAGGTATTAGGCTAGAGTAAATCAGGACTGAACAATCTATACCTAAATAAAGTAAATCACCAGTTCAGATTGTGTGTGTGGGATATCAACAAGGTCCCAATATAAGAGAACGCATAGAAAAGAAATCAGCATCAGGCTAAGCATAAGAAAGAGGACATACCCAGTAACCGCGAGGCACCTCCTTTCCACAGATCTTGTGGTTATCTGCTGCAACACTTTCCAACAATTTAGAACTGTCTTGTGAACTTAAAGAGAGGTTCGAAGGCCAGTGATCATCAAAGTTAATAAGTAGATCAGCAGATCCTCTTCGACACCTATGGAATCAACAAAACATTACAAAATGAAAAATACAGAATAACTATACTTCATCACTATAAATTCAAAAGAACACCTCATACCTCTTGGATGGATGATGAGCCACCAAAATTTGTAAAAACCTTATAAGAGAGTCACGAGTGTCTGGCTTGATCATCTACAGTTTGCAAGTACCAGTAGCAGTAGTCAGCAAAAGAGCAGCAAATAGCATGTCAATTGTGAATTGTGATCATTTATCTAGAACCTTGTTGTCCAAAATTATCTGTAACGCATGAGCTGTTGCTTCCTCAACATCGTAAATTGCTTGAACAACCTAATACAACAGATTAAGTACATAAACGAAGGTTCTGAAGGACTCAAACAAACTGCTTGTTAGTGCATGAAATAAGATTTTATGCAATTTGGCTCAACAAATAAATTATTCAGCTGTACCCGTTTAGGATCTGAAGCATTGTTTGGAAGCATATTTTCATTCTCATATTTTCTGTCATCCAAAGTGAACGAGCTGCACATAGCATAGAGGGTATATTAATAAAATCCATCAGCCTGTAATGGTAGAACTGAAACAAAATATCGAAGCATCTAAGCAACAGAATAAGATGTTAAACCCAAATATACACACTGATGTACTTAGGTCAGAAACAGAGGTAACAAAAATAGGAGCACAAAATTTTAATAGTTCGGTAGATGCCATATCAACTGAACTTTTAGCGACAGTGAAATAGTTGGGAGAAAAACTTGCCTTTCCAGTTGCTTATTTATCCACTTAAGTAAGCGCTCTGCTGTTCTTCCATCATCAATCAATTTTATTTCGCTTTTCTCTTGCTTCCGGTCCCACTTAGTGTTAGCAAATTTTGGTGGGGGGCCCCAAAGTAGGAAAGGATAATGGTCAACAGAAAATCTACTGCAAAGATCTACATTCACCTGTGCTGCCAACATTCAAAAGAAATAAAGCATCACTGCATGCCAATGCACACCACTGCTTGAGAAACTAATAAGTTAGCAATGCAATTCAGTATATTATCAGATTTCTGACAGAAATGAGAATTAAATTAAATGAGAGACTAATGTTTTCACATGAGAAGAACCTCCTGTATTTCTAGCCTTCTGGCTGGCAATAACAAACAGGACGAACTATAAACTGAAGATGCACATCGACACTTCTCTAGGTTATTTCTAGCCTTTTAAAGCGCTTAGTTATTTAGCTTCAGCAAACTGATGAAGATTATCACCCTTCACGAGAAGTACTGTACCTTTGATGCGCAATCAACCCTAGCCATCAGTATTCTGCCAGGATGCGCAGCATCTGGACCATTGAAAAGTTTCGCAACCTTCTCATAATGAGGCTGCAGGTAAGGAAGAAATCAAGATTAGCAAGAGTAGCCTTCCAGATCATATGAATATACGATACATTCTATCACCATAGGCTCAATACCTTGTAGTTTCTGCAAGCTGGACACCTGAACAAGCATGACAGGCATTTAGTTAGCAGAAATAAAACAAGATGGAAACAAATGACATTAAGCAGTAATGAAATGGAGTGCTAAGAGGGTGTTAAGAGTGTTTCCACAAAGATAAGCCAGTCAGTCCTTCAAATTTTCCGTAGTCAATGGTAAAATTAGTGGACAGTATGGTAGGTAGAAATGAATTCGAATTTGGCAAGCAGCAATTTACTAGGGACAAAAGAGATCTTCTATCAGTGAAAATTCTCTAACTGAGGGGCAGTGATATCACTCTATAGTCCACATCTACGACCCATGTTTATTattaagtactccctccgtccggaaatacttgtcatcgaAATGGATAAAgagggatgtatctagaactaaaaatatatctagatacatccccttttattcatcttgatgacaagtattttcggacggagggagtagttaggCATAATGATTAATAGTTTAATAAATCTTAACAAACTAATAGTCTAACAAGTCAAACCAAAATAAGCTTGGCAGGGAACATCTCTAGAGCATAGATTCACTCAAACAAAATAGTAGTATGAGTTGACAAAATCATCAGGTTTCATTTGGTTCCAGTCAGTAGCAATTTCAGACATAACACGACGAAAGTACAATTACACTATTCTGACACATATGAAAACTACACGCGAGTGGCTAATACCGTGCTCAGTAGCTGAAATCAGAGACACTAATCATTTTGGATTTGCGACCGGCAGATCGACAACAACATGAAACCCCGCTTCACAGCCTCGATTCGTATCCATCTCGCGATTCCAGATCAAATCGAATCGAAGAGACTTTCCGTATCGAATAAAAAATGACGCGAATCAAGCCGGGGGGCGACTGACCAGTGGGCGAAGAACTCGACGACGGCGAACTGCTCCCGCGAGGCCGTGAGGAAGGCGTCGAAGCTGGTGGCGTTGAGGTCCACGGCGTAGTCCCCCTGCGCGGCGGCCTCCGCCCCGTCGCCGACGCCGAGCGACCGGAGGGCGTCCGCGCGCCCcgcgagggaggaggcggcggcgagggcgaggacgaggacgaggacccGCGCCGCCGCGGGGGCCATGGGATCGGCCGGCGGGGGCTGGATCTCACCGGTCCGGCGCGGCGGGGGTCCGGCGATCCGCTTCGGACACCCGCGCAGCTCTCGTGCTCCGATTGGTCAGACCAGCAGTAGTATACCGCTAGTAGCCTCCGCCTGGGGTTTAGACTTTTAGTTAGGGGAAAGCTTCTCCCGTAATTACGCCTGCGGATTGCTAATTACGTAGTGCTGCCGTGTAAAGGCGGGCGGACTGGGATATGATTACGGGAACGGTTTTCCGTTCGCTGAGCGGTGGGTCCGGATGGGTGGGCGGTGGACATGTGGCCCACTGGTGGCGGGGTGGAGATGAGTGTGTTTCGTGTGGCTTTGCTGGGTTGGGTTTGTGTTGGGTGCTGTGCCACGTTACGCTTTTTCGCAGGTCAAACGGTGCGAATTAGGCAGCACCgttttttttgagggaaaagcCTTGTGGCATTTTATTCAATTTGGGAAAGTGTTACATCAAAGATTACATGAGGTAATAAGAAAGAAGGCATCTCATCTAACCACTCTTCACATATTTTTGAATCATAGCATCGCCTAGCTAGAAAATGTGCAACTCTGTTTGCTTCTCTCGGACAATGAGCAAAAGAAATATTCGGGATGTCATGGGCCAGATGAAAACAATCAGTAAGGGTAGCTGAGTAGGGGCTCCAAATTTCTGTCTCTCCATTACATGCATGTACCAGTTCTTCACAGTCTCATTCTACTTCAACATTCTAGCACCCCACTGCATAAACCAGCCGTAGCCCCAAGCGAAGAGCAATTGCTTCAGCTGATTGTGCACTAAGAGTGTTATCTATAAGCTCTGAGACCCTGACAATCGCTTCTCCATGGCAATTACGAAGAACAGCAGCTGCAGCCCCACTCCCGTCCTCGAAGAAGGACGCACATTCAGTTTGTACGATCCAGGAGCTGGACGTTGCCATCGAGCTTCAGAAGTTACCGCAGCTGGACGTGTCACGTGATTTGAAGTTATAGCTTGGATAGCAAACGAGGAACTTGGTGCAGGTTTGACATTCACCCCCTTTACAGCTTCACGGTGTTCCCACCAGATGTACCATGCGCCAACGGCAACCGTTTTCTGGAGCCCCAGTTGTCCCAAGACAGGAGATTTTTTCATCGGATTTCTGAGTAACTCCTCCATTACCACTGAGTCCGAGCGATCAGTGTGAATAGCTGCATCTATTATCTCATCCAAACCCAAGGACTTCCAAACCTGACGTGCACGAACACAAATGAAAGCCAAATGACGAATATCCTCTGGTCCTTGGTGACATATAGGACATGAAGGTGAGACTTTGATATGTCTACTTCGCAATACTCCCACCCCAGGTATGGTTCCATGTAGTGCTCGCCAGACAAAAATCTTTATCTTGCTTGGAACTTGTAGTTTCCAAAGAGTCTCCCAAACAGGGTTGTTTGTTGATGTTTCAGCTGGGTCCTTTCTCATTCTTGGTCCGAATTGGTGCTCCCACTCGACATAGTATGCTGATCGAACCGAGAAACAAATTTTTTTATGACATTCCACGCTACAAAATCATCCAGTAAATGAGTAGATAATGGGATCTTCAAAATCCGTTGAGCATCAACACCAAAGAATATAGGCAGCACCGTTTTGTTTGGAATTTCGCCCAAGTTCGCCCTCTCTAGGTATGGCCGAAATTTATACGAGTTTGATGATCATGACCTTGACATTTTGTTTTTGTTTCCAAGATAATTTTTGATCTATTTATCATGACATTGTCATGATAGTATAAGGAACGGAGAAATAAAAAAGATACCCACAAAAAAAAGACAATATCCATATCCGTAAACCATCAAGCAACATCTACAAGCACCAGGGTGACTCGGAGGCGCGCCTCCCTCATCAAAGTCAGGTCAAATTTATTGCCGTAGATAATCGGGAAGTCATCATGTTAAGACCCTATAGAACCAGCACACTAGAATAACAATTATCGCTGATGAAGAGAAATAGATATCGAAATAATCCAACCTGCAGACACATAAATGAAGACAAACAAAGACTGGATCCAAACAGATCCACCAAAGACGAACACTAACCGAATCCCGCGAGATCTGCCGACGCCACACCTCCACACACCCTCTGACAATGCTATACGCATAACTGAAACGAGGGCTAGATGGGGAGAACGTTATTCCATCTCCAGGGAGTCGTCGCCGTCGTCTCGTCTTCATGAGTAGGACACACCCTAGACGAACTCAAAAAATACCAACAAATGGAGCACGATCCATCCCGGTAGCAGGGCCACCAGAGACAAGGTGGACCGGTGGTGCCAGCGGAAGGCACATGGACCCTAAGcttcttttctttctttgagAAGAAGTGGCGGCTGTGTTGCGTCTCAATCACGGACGCGATGTACTCCCTTCGTCCGCGAATAAGTGTACGTCTAGCTTTTGTGCTAAGTTAgagttttaaaattttgaccaactttatagaaaataATAGTAACATATATGGCATCAAATTGATATATTATCAAAGTACAATTGAAAACCAATCTAGTGGTACTAATTCGGTGCCATAAATGCTTTTACTTTTTTCTAGAAAGAtggtcaaagttttaaaactttgacttgagacaaaagctagatgtacacttattcatggacggagggagtatgttaaCAAACATTGTCCACTTTGTCCTCCACTTCTCACTGTTGCAGGATCTATGACATGGGCTCTTCGAATTTTCTCCTATTTATTTTGATGGCAATGTCGATCGTCGATGCCCTACCTCGAGGTTCACTGCTTTTTTACACCCTCAACCAAGTGTCTTACTGTTGAGGGCTACTGAGGGCGTCACTACCAGCTCATTATTTGTTTTATTAATTGAAAATTataaaaaaaaggagaaagaaggCTAAACTCTACACCTAGAAACAATACATTCAATAGCATGTTTCTTCGTGAATTGAGAGTAACTTAGATGGTTAGGTTCTTTGTGGTAGAACCAACCGACTAGAATTTAAGTTCTAAACTTGACATTGGTGCTTGCATTTTAAATTTTTATTTCAGGCTTTCTGACGGCGTTCATTTAATTGGAGGAGATATTTCCGTCAACTACAAAGGCGTCTATGGTGACATCGTTAGTCTCTAAATATTGTGTTGGCTTGGTATCTCGAAAGCGCTCATAGGGGTAAAGTGTGTGTATGCATGCTTTCATATGAGTGAGTGTATGTGAGCGTCTGCCTCTATGTACTTTAAAAGATATTGATTTAATCTTAGGCGTGTGAAAGAAGCAACGACCTTTATTACTCCTAGGCAAGTCTCCTCCCAATCGAAAATTCGAATGGTCACAAAGGTGCCAGGGCACACACCTACCAACCGCTCCATGCCACTTGTTTGCCTCGCGATTCGCAAAGTACTTGGATGTCCCACGAGAGCACAATAAGTTTTAAGTTTCAATCGTTGGAAAACTGAAACTTGTGATTTTCTTGCTCACTCTTACCAAGTTGCATAGAAAAATTCTAAGACATTTTCTTTTGTCGATCATAGGCACAAAATTCGTTCGACGTCCCAAGCAGAACTTATGATTTAATAGTTGTGTCTTAAGGCCACAAGGCCCGCAAAAGCCCAGTGTTTCTCATTGTGTGTCTCTCTCCAAGTCACAATCCCCCGATAGCCCTATCAACCAGCTTAGTCAAGAGAGATTTATTGGGGAGAGagtggtgattgtggatgactggAGATCACacaaagatggcatgacataaaTTCATATTCTTACTGAAGCAATCAACAATGTGAAAGTCACCACCTTGATGGTGGAGCATGTTACAAACCTGCTGAAGATGGCATGCTCTGTTGACCAAGCTCTCTCAGTGCGATGGGAATGGGATGTCATCTAGTTGTCGTATTTTTTCTCATCATGATCATTGTAGCTGGTAGACCGAGATATTATTTATATTGGTTATCAATTATTTATATTCAACATGTTTACTTTATTACTCATTCTCTCAGCATACCATCTTTATAATTATACTTTTCTATTATATTAAGAAAATATAGTCATGTAAAGATGTCTCTAAATATTAATATAAACTATTTTCATTGAAACTCCGATATCCAAAGATTGCAAAGATATTTGCACAAAACTCAAAAGCATATTGTACAAGGAAATTGATGTtacttttttttattttcagaATTTCTATTTAAAACCTTATGCTAAAGTAAAATCCTCTAGGACAAAGCAAATAAAAACAAAATTCTCGTCCAGTAAATGGGAAATCCCATCTTGACTAACCATACCTCACATCATGCTTCATGACAAACAAATGAGTAATCTTTATAACTATCAGGTTACAAAGTAGCATTTGCTAACCCAAGCAAAACACTACACATATAAGTACAGATGGCAATGTCAGGCATAAGTACATAACATAGACATTGGACAAGACCTATATGTTATCACAGTGCCTCAATTAAGTTGGTGCAACTCCACGTTCTCTAATGTGTGCTCATATAAATgtcttgatagatcaatggccaTGACCATTGAAAGACTGTCATCAATAAACACACATGTCGATCTAATATTATCGTGTGTCCATGTGTTTCGCATATTTTATTCCCAAGTCACAACTCTCCTATGACCAGAATGAGTGATGGGGAGAGAGCGGTGGTTGCAGTTGCTTGAAGATCACACGAAAACATCATAACAAACAGTTAATTCATTTGACCGTGAGAAGTTGTCATTCTGATGGTGCATCACTTGTAGACTTGCTCAACATGGTgag
Coding sequences within it:
- the LOC125527988 gene encoding sulfhydryl oxidase 1-like isoform X1, producing the protein MAPAAARVLVLVLALAAASSLAGRADALRSLGVGDGAEAAAQGDYAVDLNATSFDAFLTASREQFAVVEFFAHWCPACRNYKPHYEKVAKLFNGPDAAHPGRILMARVDCASKVNVDLCSRFSVDHYPFLLWGPPPKFANTKWDRKQEKSEIKLIDDGRTAERLLKWINKQLESSFTLDDRKYENENMLPNNASDPKRVVQAIYDVEEATAHALQIILDNKMIKPDTRDSLIRFLQILVAHHPSKRCRRGSADLLINFDDHWPSNLSLSSQDSSKLLESVAADNHKICGKEVPRGYWIFCRGSKSETRGFSCGLWVLLHSLTVQIGDGESQSTFTSICDFIHNFFICEECRKHFYDMCSSVSVPFKSARDLSLWLWSTHNKVNERLMKEEKDMGTGDPSFPKAIWPPKALCPSCYRSSSRTSDGTLQVDWNEDEVFPFLVNYYGKTLVSSYKETYMESLQGRTQVGAALADDASSHAARVPIGAALGVAAASCTFGALACFWRTQQKNRKYSYRLHSLKKI
- the LOC125527988 gene encoding sulfhydryl oxidase 1-like isoform X2: MAPAAARVLVLVLALAAASSLAGRADALRSLGVGDGAEAAAQGDYAVDLNATSFDAFLTASREQFAVVEFFAHWCPACRNYKPHYEKVAKLFNGPDAAHPGRILMARVDCASKVNVDLCSRFSVDHYPFLLWGPPPKFANTKWDRKQEKSEIKLIDDGRTAERLLKWINKQLESSFTLDDRKYENENMLPNNASDPKRVVQAIYDVEEATAHALQIILDNKMIKPDTRDSLIRFLQILVAHHPSKRCRRGSADLLINFDDHWPSNLSLSSQDSSKLLESVAADNHKICGKEVPRGYWIFCRGSKSETRGFSCGLWVLLHSLTVQIGDGESQSTFTSICDFIHNFFICEECRKHFYDMCSSVSVPFKSARDLSLWLWSTHNKVNERLMKEEKDMGTGDPSFPKAIWPPKALCPSCYRSSSRTSDGTLQVDWNEDEVFPFLVNYYGKTLVSSYKETYMESLQGRTQVGAALADDASSHAARVPIGAALGVAAASCTFGALACFWRTQQKNRKQRKNWN